From the genome of Gemmatimonas phototrophica, one region includes:
- a CDS encoding DUF1707 SHOCT-like domain-containing protein: MNSPYAPIPISNAHRDRVTRLLSAAFANDLLSMEQLDQRLAAVYRAQTPAELQQLLMDPSDPSRSLDDWQRYSTTDSLVPERGVAVAVMGGFGVKGGWMVPRHLKVWAVMGGGELDLREARFSPGVTHIEIVACMGGVELTLPEGVRVEVVGGAFLGGFEHKAGTPIEDPEAPVVRVSGVAIMGGVDISRMRREYKNERQYLAALARATEIQRGR; encoded by the coding sequence ATGAATTCCCCCTACGCCCCCATCCCCATCTCCAACGCGCATCGTGACCGGGTCACGCGGCTGTTGTCGGCGGCGTTCGCGAATGATCTGCTGAGCATGGAGCAACTCGACCAGCGGCTGGCGGCGGTATATCGCGCACAGACCCCGGCCGAGTTGCAGCAGCTGCTGATGGATCCCAGCGATCCATCGCGGTCACTGGACGACTGGCAGCGCTACTCCACCACCGACTCGCTGGTCCCCGAGCGCGGGGTCGCCGTGGCCGTGATGGGCGGCTTTGGGGTCAAAGGCGGCTGGATGGTGCCTCGGCATCTCAAAGTGTGGGCCGTCATGGGCGGCGGTGAGCTCGACCTGCGCGAAGCGCGCTTCTCGCCGGGAGTTACGCACATCGAGATTGTCGCCTGCATGGGCGGTGTGGAACTCACGCTCCCCGAAGGCGTGCGTGTGGAGGTCGTGGGCGGAGCGTTCCTGGGCGGTTTTGAGCACAAGGCCGGCACCCCTATTGAAGACCCCGAGGCCCCGGTGGTGCGGGTGAGTGGGGTGGCGATCATGGGAGGCGTGGACATCTCCCGCATGCGGCGCGAATACAAGAACGAGCGGCAGTACCTCGCCGCACTCGCGCGGGCCACGGAGATCCAGCGGGGGCGTTGA
- a CDS encoding amidase: MSTPLDFLEHAQAELAAMDYDETATGLPRREFMFRSLVAAAASTFGVRAAGAQSPRAYFDATASVWSTMQPPVQQSAVPLGNGEAPALQFMPYPEGTGALMEKMVAKYGVNAFKRSTFTVEPFTGAVPSNPEDLAFLPAHRIAALIKARKITSRQITDIYLERMERLNPTLNCVVTLMKESARAEADAMDKELAAGKYRGPLHGVPYGIKDLFATKNAPTSWGSPDYKDQTHDYDAEIVVRLRNAGAVLLAKLATGLYAQNDWWFGGRTNNPWNTNIGSSGSSAGPGSATAGGVVAFSIGTETQGSIVSPAIRNGISALRPTYGRVSRHGGMVLSWSQDRVGPMCRTAEDCAMVFNVLHGVDPKDASTVTTPFTFDRNIKLASLRIGVDPNAPKELVEKLTALGMTPKTIGARPTVPGMGGGGLNAEYAAAFDSFVQKKAKEFNLDLNALPERPASGPGANGPFGNTPPARPKGINEGEPNPMAAADWNPRFVGGRNTKAFDFINNQRRRLMLVQKWGEFLKDLDGFIGAPNADIGPNAQTGHPCAVLPFKFDVPNFGGGGPRNNDSTPAPTYKAQPICGVITGNLYNDDIILSVAHQFQKATDFHARRPAL; the protein is encoded by the coding sequence GTGTCTACTCCTCTCGATTTTCTCGAGCATGCTCAGGCTGAGCTGGCGGCCATGGACTACGACGAAACGGCGACGGGGTTGCCGCGTCGTGAGTTCATGTTCCGCTCCCTCGTAGCGGCGGCGGCCAGCACGTTTGGTGTGCGGGCAGCCGGAGCGCAGTCTCCGCGCGCGTACTTTGACGCGACGGCGAGTGTGTGGAGTACCATGCAACCGCCGGTGCAGCAGTCGGCTGTGCCACTGGGTAATGGCGAGGCGCCGGCATTGCAGTTCATGCCGTACCCCGAGGGGACCGGTGCGCTCATGGAAAAGATGGTCGCCAAGTACGGCGTGAATGCGTTCAAGCGCAGCACGTTTACGGTGGAGCCGTTTACGGGTGCGGTGCCAAGCAATCCGGAAGATCTCGCGTTCCTGCCGGCGCATCGAATTGCGGCGCTGATTAAGGCACGCAAGATCACGTCGCGCCAAATCACCGACATCTACCTCGAGCGCATGGAGCGGCTCAACCCCACGCTCAATTGCGTGGTGACGCTCATGAAGGAGTCGGCGCGCGCCGAGGCGGACGCCATGGACAAGGAGCTTGCCGCCGGCAAGTACCGCGGCCCGTTGCATGGTGTGCCGTACGGTATCAAGGATCTGTTTGCCACGAAGAACGCGCCCACGTCGTGGGGCTCGCCGGATTACAAAGACCAGACGCACGATTACGACGCCGAAATTGTGGTGCGGTTACGCAACGCGGGTGCGGTGTTGCTGGCCAAGCTTGCCACGGGGTTGTACGCACAGAACGACTGGTGGTTTGGCGGGCGCACCAACAATCCGTGGAACACCAACATCGGATCGAGTGGCTCATCTGCCGGGCCAGGCTCGGCCACGGCTGGTGGCGTGGTAGCCTTCTCCATTGGCACCGAAACGCAGGGTTCCATTGTCTCACCGGCCATTCGCAACGGCATCAGCGCGCTGCGTCCAACGTACGGCCGGGTGAGTCGTCATGGTGGCATGGTGCTGAGCTGGTCGCAGGATCGTGTGGGTCCCATGTGTCGCACCGCCGAAGACTGCGCGATGGTGTTCAACGTGCTGCACGGTGTTGACCCCAAAGACGCCAGCACGGTGACCACGCCCTTCACCTTCGATCGCAACATCAAGCTCGCGTCGTTGCGCATTGGCGTGGATCCCAACGCGCCCAAGGAGTTAGTGGAGAAGCTCACGGCGCTGGGCATGACCCCCAAGACCATTGGCGCGCGTCCCACGGTGCCGGGCATGGGGGGTGGTGGACTGAACGCCGAGTATGCCGCGGCCTTTGACAGCTTTGTGCAGAAGAAGGCCAAGGAGTTCAACCTCGATCTCAACGCGCTCCCCGAACGCCCGGCCAGTGGCCCGGGGGCCAACGGTCCGTTTGGCAATACACCGCCGGCGCGTCCCAAGGGCATCAACGAAGGGGAGCCCAACCCCATGGCGGCAGCGGACTGGAACCCCCGCTTTGTTGGCGGGCGCAACACCAAGGCGTTTGACTTCATCAACAATCAGCGTCGTCGGCTCATGCTGGTGCAGAAGTGGGGCGAATTCTTGAAGGACCTCGACGGCTTCATTGGCGCGCCCAATGCCGATATTGGTCCTAACGCGCAAACCGGCCATCCCTGCGCCGTGCTGCCATTCAAGTTTGATGTACCCAACTTTGGTGGCGGCGGACCACGCAACAACGACTCCACGCCCGCGCCCACGTACAAGGCGCAGCCCATTTGTGGCGTGATTACCGGCAACCTGTACAACGACGACATCATTCTGTCGGTGGCGCACCAGTTCCAGAAGGCGACGGACTTTCACGCGCGGCGGCCGGCGCTGTAA
- the ilvD gene encoding dihydroxy-acid dehydratase, with product MSQHPLPSRHAMQGPERAPHRAFYYAMGLTSEEIARPLVGVVSSWNEAAPCNISLKRQAEVAKRGVIAGGGTPREFCTITVTDGIAMGHAGMKASLVSREIIADSIELTVRGHCYDALVGIAGCDKTLPGMMMAMVRLDIPSVFLYGGSILPGRYQERDVTVLDVFEAVGSYAAGNMSLEELTALEKVACPGAGSCGGQYTANSMAYVSEAMGLALPGSSSPPAAYETRDVHAERAGETVMRLLREGLRPRQIVTRRALENAASVVAATGGSTNATLHLPAIAHEMGIDFDLFDVAEVFKRTPLIADLKPGGKYLAKDVHDIGGATVILKVLLDGGFLHGDCITVTGKTIAENLADVVLPSDQKVVMPVSQAISPTGGLVGLSGNLAPDGAIVKVAGLSHLTHSGPARVFDSEEACFAAVMERRYEKNDVLVIRYEGPRGGPGMREMLSTTSAIYGQGMGEHVALITDGRFSGATRGLCIGHVSPEAAVGGPLALIREGDIIDIDAGAGTLHVQLSDEELAARRAEWTPRATDYQSGAIWRYAQTVGSARHGAVVHPGGKAETHVYADA from the coding sequence ATGTCCCAGCACCCGCTCCCCAGCCGCCACGCCATGCAGGGCCCCGAGCGCGCGCCGCATCGCGCGTTCTACTATGCCATGGGGCTCACGAGTGAAGAGATCGCTCGGCCGCTGGTCGGAGTGGTCTCCAGCTGGAATGAAGCGGCACCGTGCAACATCTCGCTCAAGCGCCAAGCCGAGGTGGCCAAGCGCGGTGTGATTGCCGGCGGTGGCACACCACGTGAGTTTTGCACCATTACCGTGACCGACGGCATTGCCATGGGTCACGCGGGCATGAAGGCCTCGCTGGTGAGTCGCGAAATCATTGCCGACAGTATCGAACTCACCGTGCGCGGACACTGCTACGACGCGCTGGTGGGCATTGCCGGCTGCGACAAGACGCTCCCCGGCATGATGATGGCCATGGTGCGCCTCGATATTCCAAGCGTGTTCCTCTACGGCGGCTCCATTTTGCCGGGGCGCTACCAGGAGCGCGACGTTACGGTGCTCGATGTATTCGAGGCAGTGGGCTCGTACGCGGCAGGCAACATGTCGCTCGAAGAGCTGACCGCATTGGAGAAGGTTGCGTGCCCCGGCGCCGGCTCCTGCGGCGGACAGTACACCGCCAACAGCATGGCGTATGTGTCAGAGGCCATGGGGCTCGCATTGCCTGGCTCCTCCAGCCCGCCAGCGGCGTACGAAACGCGCGACGTGCACGCCGAGCGTGCCGGTGAAACGGTTATGCGCCTGCTGCGTGAGGGGCTGCGTCCGCGGCAGATCGTGACGCGTCGCGCGCTGGAGAATGCCGCGTCCGTGGTGGCAGCAACGGGTGGCTCAACCAACGCCACGTTGCACTTGCCGGCCATTGCGCACGAAATGGGGATCGACTTCGATCTCTTTGACGTCGCCGAAGTGTTCAAACGCACACCACTCATTGCCGATCTCAAGCCGGGCGGCAAGTATCTCGCGAAAGACGTGCACGACATTGGTGGCGCCACGGTCATTCTCAAGGTGCTGCTGGATGGCGGCTTTTTGCACGGCGATTGCATCACGGTGACGGGTAAGACCATTGCGGAGAATCTGGCCGATGTGGTGTTGCCCAGTGATCAGAAGGTGGTCATGCCCGTCTCGCAGGCTATCTCGCCAACCGGTGGCCTGGTGGGACTGAGCGGCAACCTCGCCCCCGATGGCGCCATCGTGAAGGTGGCGGGGCTATCGCACCTTACGCACAGTGGCCCGGCGCGGGTCTTTGACAGCGAAGAGGCATGCTTTGCCGCCGTCATGGAGCGTCGCTACGAAAAGAACGATGTGCTGGTCATTCGCTACGAGGGGCCGCGCGGTGGCCCGGGCATGCGCGAAATGCTCAGTACCACCAGCGCGATTTACGGGCAGGGCATGGGCGAGCATGTCGCGCTCATTACCGATGGCCGTTTCAGCGGTGCCACACGCGGGCTGTGCATTGGTCATGTAAGCCCCGAGGCCGCCGTTGGTGGACCACTTGCACTGATTCGCGAGGGGGACATCATCGACATTGATGCGGGTGCGGGCACGTTGCACGTGCAGTTGAGCGACGAGGAACTCGCCGCTCGGCGCGCCGAATGGACGCCACGCGCCACGGATTATCAGAGTGGTGCGATCTGGCGCTACGCGCAGACCGTAGGCTCGGCGCGTCACGGCGCCGTGGTGCATCCGGGTGGCAAGGCCGAGACGCATGTGTATGCGGATGCGTGA